Sequence from the Cyanobacteriota bacterium genome:
ACCATTGCTGGGCAATTGACCAATCAACACCAGCTACGCCTGGAATAGTAAACTCTAGCCCCATGCTGACAGCCGCTGCGTTGCAATTGAGCAGGTGGCCTAACTGTGCCAGCATAGCAACACTCAACTCTGGGCGATGACTACAGTGCCCTATTGATTGTCCTTGGGCGACTAGGGCGACCCTTGCCTGTAGACGACGAGCGGCGATCGCTGCCCAAACACCCACACGATCGCCGCCGATGATTACCAGGTCATAGTCAATCAAGGATGACACTCTCTATACTTCATCACGCTCGTTCTGAGCTTAGTAGTCTGAGACTCTAACAGTCCAAAATGCTACTTCCCTGGCATTACCTTCTCTTTGAAGAGCTTGCCAGCGGAAAAAGCAGGTACCGTAGTTGCAGGAATCAACATCTTTTCGCCAGTTTTGGGATTGCGCCCTTCCCGTGCTTGCCGTTCTCGTGCTTCAAAGGAACCAAATCCAACCAGGGTGACTTTACCACCACTAGCAACCGTTTCCATAATCGCCTCTAGCATCGCCGTTAGCACAGCGTCAGCTTCTTTCTTGGTTACGTCAACCTTTTCTGCAATTTTATCGACGAGTTCACCTTTGTTCATCTTAACATCCTCATAAGTTGTAGTTGTGTCTGGATAGTCAGATAATCAGTGTTTAGGAGGGTTTATTGTAAACTTGACAACATGGGACGTAGGCCCATG
This genomic interval carries:
- a CDS encoding HU family DNA-binding protein, translated to MNKGELVDKIAEKVDVTKKEADAVLTAMLEAIMETVASGGKVTLVGFGSFEARERQAREGRNPKTGEKMLIPATTVPAFSAGKLFKEKVMPGK